ACTGTACCTTCCTCTAGACATGGCTCAGGACTGTGCAAGCCCCGGGGTGCTAATTACAGAGCTCTCCATCATGTAGCCTCTGGAGGGAGGGATGTGGAAATGACCTGGGGAGAGGTGGCATTTGGTGACCCTGCTGTGAAGGGAGCCTGTGACTGTGCAGATGAAGCAGAGTTAGGAAGGCTGTCTGTCAGCAGCCTGGATGTGCTCTCTGGTGGGATGTGCTGTTTCCCTTGTGCTCTCTgtgctgggaagctgctgggagagcagccaagcagggctgtggctgggaCATGTCCCtttgtgctcagctgtgggaaGGGCCAGGTCCCTAAGCCCAGGTGAGGCGTGTGCCttgccctgcactgctgccagggcagggacccgcctctcctccagccctgggctctgccccaggggCTTTTTGAGTCCCACTCCCTGTCACTGTGCGAGGCTGGGGTGGCACACTCTGACCTGCTGCCGTGCCCCTCTGCCCCGCAGGACCATGAGAAGCAGTACGTGGGCTTTGCCACTCTGCCCAACCAGGTGCACCGGAAATCCGTGAAGAAGGGCTTCGACTTCACCCTGATGGTTGCAGGTGAGCCTGCCTGTGGATGGAGGTGGCTGGGCCACACGGTGGGTATGTGGAGGGAAGCAGCTCTCCTCACTTCCCTGTGGTGCTCCCACAGTGCCTGGACCCTCCCCTCCCTCTGTTCTGGTGCTTGTCTCAGGCCTTGCTTTGCTCCCCAACCTGTGGCATTCCCCCAGGAGGAACattcccctcctgtccccccatAACCCACTCGAGCAAGCTTTTCCTCCACCAGTGACTGCTCTGGGTGGTGAAGGCAGGGCTGAACAGAGACCagggggaaggaaggagaggaagaatgGGGAGCTGGAGATCCCATTTTTACAAGGATTGAGACATCTTGCAGCAAAAGTCTTTCCACTGCTGGAAAAATATAGTGCAAATAAACAGCTCCTGACAGCTTGTCTCTCTTGCTTCCTCTGGCTCAGGATTCAAAGCCTTGTTCAAAGTTTCATTTGTAAGTCAATTAGTGGGTCATGTTGCTTGCTTACTCCTCCTCCCCTTTGCACTCTGTCAATTAGGAGAGTCGGGTCTGGGCAAATCCACGCTGGTGAATAGTCTGTTCCTGACAGACCTCTACAAAGACAGAAAGCTCCTCAATGCAGAGGGTAAGCTGGGGCAAAGTGGGGTGAATGGGACTGTCCTAAGGACAAGCACTTTGGTTCtttgcttcagcagcagctaCAAGCTTGGCTGGATCCCAGCCCTCTTGTTTGGCTCTGCTCTCCTTTGTGCCTGCTAAGGCACTAGAACTGAGCAAAAACGGTTTGGCTGTAGGGCCCTTCTGTCCTTTGAAGGGAAGatgaagctgcagagcagcactaGCCCTTTGGGATGAGATATTGAGATTTGTCTTTTGTTCTTGGATGCTGGAGTATGGTAGGGATTCCCCTTCCCCAGACTGGACAAAATGTTCCGAACAGCTGGGCTACAGGCACTTCAGAGGCTTGTGTGTCTTCTTGGAGTctgtctgcctgctgctggcccctgcAGTACCACCCCCTTGAGCTCCTTGGAGCATGATCTGGGGTTTTTGAAACCTGTGTTACTCCCCTGTGTTCAGTGGTGAAAGGGAGCTGGCTTGTAGTGGGGATCCTCAGCATTACTATCCGGCTTTAACTCATGTGTTCCTGTTCAAAGAGAGGATCAACCAAACAGTGGAGATCATCAAGCACACAGTGGACattgaggagaagggtgtcaaGCTGAAGCTGACCATAGTGGACACACCAGGCTTTGGAGATGCTGTTAACAACACTGAGTGgtgagcagggcacagctgcctccctTTTTGTCCTTAACCTCACAGTCATTAGGAGACAGGAGACACTACTGatgattttgttttgattgaATTGCCCTTCCCAGCTGGAAGCCCATCACTGACTACATTGACCAGCAGTTTGAACAGTATTTCCGTGATGAGAGTGGCCTGAACCGGAAGAACATCCAGGACAACCGAGTGCATTGCTGCCTCTACTTCATCTCTCCCTTTGGGCACGGGTGAGAGCCCAAACTCCAGGCCTGGGGGCTGACTCAGTCCAGAGGGAAGACCCTTGTGCCCCAGGATTGCCCTGTAGTAGTTTGTGCATTGCCAGGGCTGTTTGCACAGGAGAGGAGCTGTCTGGATGTTCTCCCTCTGCTAAGCATCACAGCACTCCCTTCTCCTcgctggcaggacagacagccTGTGAACAGACACAGCAAGTCTCCCTCAGGCCTTACAGCCTGATTTGAAAATCAGGAGAAATAATGCCATGCAGACTTGTATGTTCCTATCTAGCCAAGCTGGACTGATGTGTAGGAAAGGAAGTTTTAAGCTGCCTTCAGTCCCTGCCCCTTGCTGGCTCACGTGTCAGCCtagcctggagcagctgaagggGCTGTGTTGGCTGCCTGTGGTACAGGACAGCTGGAGGGAGAGCCCAGGCTGTGACCTGGGCAGTATTTGGCCTGCAAGGGAGCAAATACCCAGCCAGTGTCTGTATGAGACACCGAGCAGCTAAAATTGAAGAGAGCTTTCCTggaggtgcagccctggctgagggcTGTCCCAGTGCCTCTGCAGGCTCTTGTGACAGTGCTGTCCTTTTCCCTTTGTGCTGGCTGGGTGAGAGAGGCTGAGGGGGAGCTGCCCAGTGTGTCTTTGCTAACAGTGTCCCTCAcccctgctgcaggctgaggccTGTGGATGTTGAGTTCATGAAGGCTCTGCATGAGAAGGTCAACATTGTGCCCCTGATTGCCAAAGCCGACTGCCTGATCCCCTCTGAGATCCGGAAGCTGAAAGAGAGGGTGAGATATTCCTTCTGTACAGGTTATCCCTGAAGCAGTGGCAGGGATGAGCTGAGGAGGGAGGGCAGATAGACATATATGTATTTATGTGCCTGTACATATATGTATTTATGTGTCTCTACAGCGTGTTTGTGTGtctgtatacacacacacacacacacagtatCTGCACAtacagctgcagctgtgctctgctctcagcagagATGCTGACTGTAGAAGAAACATCAAATCCTTTTGCCACCTTTAGGCTATAGCAAACCATGGTAGCACAAACAGAATAAACCCAGCATTTCTGTATTGTTGAGTTTTACATCTTTTTGTCTTGAATGGACGTAGATCCGGGAAGAGATCGACAAATTTGGCATTAAAGTGTATCAGTTCCCTGAGTGTGACTCTGATGAAGATGAGGAGTTCAAGCAGCAAGACAGAGAGCTGAAGGTAAGAAATCTGCTCAGCAGGGTCTGGGGAATCAGGCTCATGGGTGTGTGAGTCCAGaaggagccagagctgccctgcttgTGCTGAAGGCCTGTGCTactgctgcccagggagcagccTTGCCTCATGTGGCAGGTGGCTGGAGAAGGTGCTGATGTCCTTGCTGGTGCCATAAAGTCAAGTGTGGCATGAACTCATGGCCCTTCTGCTCTCCCTCCAGGCAGTGTCAGTCTTTCCTccatctgccccagcctgtgtgTTTAAGATGAAGGCTGGGTTGTACAGCAGTTCTGAGCACCTGTTTCTGGGTGATGCCATCAGCAAGGAGGAGAGATTTGTGAGTGATTAGGCACCACTGTGACACATTAGTTCCATTGGGGGACACAACATGATCATACAGGCATATCTGGAGGCCCCAGCAGCCCAGTCCTCACTGCCTCCCAAGCCTGTGTGTACATGCAGCATGGCCTTGTTTCTCCTGTCAGAGGTGGGCAATGGGCTTTGACTCCCTTCTAAGCAGAGAAGAGCACAGTCTGTACATTCCTGCTCTTGGCATACATTGTCCCACTTGTTTGGTGTCCAAGCCTCTTTGCTCTGGCTTCCTTGTAGAGCTTGCCCTTAATGAAGGGATGCAGGCACCTGCAGAGACACAGCTGAGCTCAGGCTGGGAGCTAGGCTGCCTGTAGATCCCAGTGTTTCAGGCTTttctctgcagctgggctgtgcacccTGCTCTGTGGCGCCCGTGGATGTCCCTgtgcctttcctcccagcaccttcctgctgctgttgtgCTGTGCCTGAGCTCGGCCCCTGGagagggatccatggcagccggGGCTGAGCCGGGCTCTGCGGTGCCTCTCGTTCCAGGAGAGCGCCCCCTTTGCCGTCATCGGCAGCAACACCGTGGTGGAGGCGAAAGGGCAGCGGGTCCGGGGCCGGCTCTACCCCTGGGGCATTGTGGAAGGTAAGCACGGAgcctgggagcactgggagcagggcaggcagggacgGGGCAAGGACAGGCATTTCCAACAGGGATGGCAGGGGAGAGCTGGGACTGCCTGTGCCACCTTTGGCACATGGTAGGGGACAAGGTGGGGtagagacagaggcacagggacTGGCTCAGGAGGTCTGTGTTGCTGGGAGTACATCAACAACCCTCCCATTGCAGACTGAGGAAGAGAGGCTCCAGTGTGAATGGATGAGTGCCTAAGCTTCAATGAGCACTGGGACACGGCTTCTTGTgaagcagggcaggctgggcatTGCCTGTTTATTTTCTGGGCAGAAGCTGTTGTTTTCAGCCAAACAATGGGAAACCCTCATGTActcctttctctgctgctgctcctgtaaGTGCTGGGCTGAAGGCTGAGCTGGTGCACAGTGTTTGTCTCCAACTTTCTTCCCTTCTAAAGGGAGAAATTCCATAAAGCCCTTAGGCAGAATAACCCTGGAATGGcttttgctgctgttgctgaTTTACCCTTGCTGGTTTGTTGCTTTAAGACCTTGCAGCTTTAGATCCCAAAAGCTTCATGGGCTGGTGCTGGCTACTTGAGCTGCTCAGCTGTTGGCTCTGCTCCCTCAATGGCTCCAGAGGGGGATGTGCCTGTTAGGATGCTGGCATTTGGCAGTAGGATCAACTTTGTGAACTCCTGTGCCTGATACAGCTGgttttccccagccctgcagaggcaAATGGAgatcagcacagcagcacagtgctTCCCACAGCACTGTCTGGAGCCAGGCTCCCCATGGCAACagcagctctttcagctctccATTGCCTGCTCTTGGCTTTGCCCCTCAGGGGCTGATTTTGTCTACAGGGGCCTTTTGATAAGTCCTAAATTCTGATCAGACAAGCAATTTACCTCCAGCACCAGCTGTGCTCACTGTGGTTATAACAGTGACATCCCATTACATGGGATCCCCTCTCAGGGCTCTGCTGTATGTGCTAAATAAATCATTTTACACAGAAAAGGCCCTGGGAGCACGGTGCCTTCAGCAGCCTTGGCTCAGGGTGAGCAGTGCAGAGCCCCACTGAGGCCTGCGCCAGGACAGTGGCAGGGGACGATGAGGAAGGAGCCCTGGGTGGGGCTTTAGTCCAGTCTGCGTGTCCAGGAGCTGAGAAGGGGCTCCCTGCAGAGGCCTGGTGGGGTGTGATATCCAAGCACTCTCCTGTTGTTGCTTCCCCAGTGGAGAACCAGGCACACTGCGACTTCGTGAAGCTGCGGAACATGCTGATCCGGACACACATGCACGACCTGAAGGATGTCACTTGTGATGTCCACTACGAGAACTACCGGGCTCAGTGCATCCAGCAGATGACCAGGTGGGTCCCACCTCTGGTGGGAGGGGTCTGTCACCCTCtgtggagctgggggtgctctcACAACAGCTCGTTGGTCAGGAGGCTGTGGATCTGTTGGGGACttgctgggctgcagcctccaggaATGGCACTGGGAACTAAAATAGCAAATCCAAGCATGTTTCCCACAGCCTGAACCCAAGGCAGGAATGCTTCTGAGAATCCACATTCCTGTCTGAGGATTCCCCATGCAGATATAAAGAAGTAGGCCTGAAGATTCTTTTGAAGAGCAGTGGATTAAATACATCCAGCCAAATAAAATGGGATAAACCATCTCTCTGGTGAGGGATAGCTGTGTGCATTGCTGAACAGGAATGCATTCTGTGGTCTGTAGTTACGTCTAAATAATAGCATGACCCTTGGGAATGCTGTTGTTTCTCAGACAACAGGGCCCAGGCAATTAGTAAGACAACACAGTTTCAAAGATTTCTCTGCATTGTCTTCCCTTTGCATTTGATGCTCTGTGGTTTTAGTCAGAATGATCAGAAAACAGAAGAGAGAACACTCACAGGCTTCTCATTTGAGACCTCtacttttccttctcccttccatGACTGATATACTGGTGAAAAATTTTGTGTTTAAGTAGGTCTTGGCTCCTCTGTTGTGAACCATCCCTTCacttgctgccagccctggctgggtagCTCTGTGCTGCCACGTTGCAGAGCAGAATGGCAAGGAGCAGTGCTGCATGTGTGCCAACGTGCAGGTTGGCACATTCTCCTGACACGCAGTGTATCCCTGTACTTTTGCATAGCAGACAAGCCtgtttttttcatcagcaacaaTATGGAGTCCCAAAATAACTATGCTAAATGCTAGAGCTGGGTGAGCAGTGTCACAGCTGCTATTTAGTTAGGCTGTGTGTCTATTAAAAGAAGAGCACAGTGAAAAAGTGGTTGCTAGGCCTAGAGAAAGCTTCAGTTTGGTACTGTTTCTCATGCCATGATTAGTTCCTTGCCAGTGAACAAGTTTCATAAAAACAGCAAAGGGCCAGTTCTAGGGAGTTGTTTTGGTAGGAGAGCCTAAGCCCCAAGGCTGGAATTGTCTCAATAATGAGCCAATGGTGACTCCAAGTGGTGAACACGTGCAAGTGGCATCGTGAAGTTCCAATTTCAGCCCAGACTTCTTTGGCTACCACCATTCCCTCTCAAGTACTGAGAGCTCCTgtcttttgaaagaaaatcatCTCCTTCCTGTGTCCCCTACCTGCAGTCATGGGCACCCAGCCCTAACAGcaatgctgctgtgctgtgcctgtcTCATGCCTCCCACCTGCTGAGCAGGAGCTCTCATTCTCCATCCAAGTGCATGCCACAGCTCTGGACTGGATTGCCCTACAAGCCCTCCACTTGGTTGGGTGTGTGATGCTGCATTGCTGGTGGCTCTGCCATGGGGAGTGACAGTCATTGTGTGGTGGCACCAAAGCCAGCCATCCTGGACCACGAGTGACTGCTCTTCCCCCTTCTCTCCATCTCTCTAGCAAGCTGACTCAGGACAACAGGATAGAAAGCCCCATTCCTATCCTGCCTCTCCCAACACCAGACACGGAGACAGAGAAGCTGATTAAGATGAAGGATGAGGAGGTGAGTACCATTTCTGCCTGTGCCTCCTGGATGTTGGAGCTGGAACCCCAGGAGTTTCTCCAGGGTTGCCCCATGGAGGGTCCTGAGGCTTCCCACTCCTGTGGGCTCCTGGGGTGGGGGACAGGGTTGAAAGCTGTGGCTTCCTCTGTCAGGGAAACATAGCTGCCTTCCAccccagacacaggtgcctctgtGCTCAGGCAGGAGTTAATACCCCCTGAGGGATCCCCTGGCCAGCTCCAGGGGGCTGCCAAgtgtggagctgctggtccCTGTCTGACTCTCTCTCCCGTGTCTCCTGCAGTTACGGCGGATGCAAGAGATGCTGCAGaagatgcagcagcagatgCAGGATCAGTGAGAGGCAGGTACCTGGAGGGCAGAGGGGATCCCCCAGTGACCATCTGAGACCTGGCAAGAGCTGTGAACATTTAGAAAAGGTTTCCTGTTGTATAGAGACTTGTGGGCAAGAGCTGCACCCGCACCCTCTAATTTATtagcagcagtgctggctttTCGACCAGCTGGATTGTGGAGAAGGCTGTTCACTTAACAGTTTACTGAtgtgtatttctttttaaataattattctttgatttcttttttttttcttttttttttttttttaagaaactaGCCTGGGACATCTCTAAGGCATcctaaaaaataagaaaagaaaaagatccCCCTTTCCTATGTACTAATCTCTTGTTTGGGAATGCTCTGGTATTTAAAGTCCTGGTTTCTCTGGTGTACAAACTTAGAGTATCTGTGTCAATGCACGTAAGTGTTTACTCCCAACTGAGGTgctgtgcccctgtccctgttcccctTGTCTGGGGCCAGCACAAGGATTGTAAAGGCAGCCATACCCTCCTGTGAGTTTGACCTGCACTGCTTGGGCTTCTCAGCCTGAGGACAGTGCTGGCCCAGAGAACTGGGGCTGGGGGTTCCTCTGTGCACTGACCTGCTCAGGAGTCCTGATGATTGCCTGGTATCCTGTCCAggtttttatggattttttgtttaattggttggttttgttcttcCTATCAAGAAAACTCCAGGATGTTTGCACTGAACAGCAAAAGACTGAGTGCCTGAGGCTGGTTACAAGAAAACTCTTCTCAGTTACATCTTTCTGGCAGAGAGGTTGAGTTGTTGACTGTTGCCTGCAAGGAGGTGATGGGAGTGGGCACTTTCCCTGCCATGGTTTCCTCCCACAGCAGGCTGGAGGCAGTGGCAGAGGAACCCTGAGGCCCTGCAGTAGCTGGGTGAGGGTGTTTCATGGTTTAGCTCTGGTCATCACCTGCAGTGTGTCTTCAGTGTCTGCTCTGAAAAGCACTGTGGCATCCAGAGCACTTGCCAAGACTGCTTTGGAGGGGGTAGAAACCCTAGGGCTGAAATCCAGCCCAAAATGCAGACCTGCCCCCTACCCCCAGGCTTTGCAGTCCCATGAGCAATTGCTGGCTCCAGGCTTCTCCTGGGGGAAGAGGCAGTTTCTGTAGGCTTGTATCAGAGATCTGCAGGCAGTCTGTGTGGGAGGTGTTGGGTCAGCCTGGCAGGTGCAGGACTGCCACTGagtggggctgggcacagcccagcaggctTGGCTCTTGCTCCCCTGCCCTTCTCCCCCTCCTTATTCCTTGCCTCTTCCTGCCCTAGTGCTGGGAAGGCTGGTGGGTCTGCTGGGCAGAGATAAAAGCTCTctttgggcagcagctcctgtcctGTTCTTGCTTCCTGCAGTATTTTTAACTTGagtgcagccagagcagagccctggagtGTGATGTGCCTGACAGGGCAGGGctcaccagcagcactgccatgcTCACAGGAGTCAGGGCTGTTGGAGGGAGAGACACTTGGCTCTTCCCTCTGGCTCCAGGGAGTGCAGCCATGGGCTGGGCCCTTCTGCTCCTTGGCTGACTCCTCTgccccctttccctttttgtatCTGTTCCTCCATCTCTGGATCTCCCCAGCAGATCTCCCTGGGTAGGAAGCACAGTGTTGGGCAGGAATAGCCAGGCCCTAGGTTCTGTTACTAGGCACTGCACTTGTCTGATTCCTCCCTGGGGCTTTGGAGTCCCTGTCAGGGTTTGTCCCTGGTGAGTAGGTTGGCTGGTTCCAGTTATTCACTGTACAGAGCCTCTGCCTAGCCAGTGCATGGGCTGTAGGGGCAGGGGAGAGACCCTGGCACCATGTGGAAGGATGGAAGCCCTTTGACAGAACTGTGCAAGCTGggcaagagcagtgtccaacaatattcagggttttttttcatgctcCCCTATTTTGGGTTCATAAGTGGTAGTGCCATCCTAAGGGAGCAGAAGGATTCAGCTTGACTTCAGTAACATGAAGGACCAAGGCATCTGAGAGGAAGTGTAACCTTTCTTTGCATGATGTGCTTACTTGAGCAGTGGAGTAGCCTGAAACAGGAGCTTCCTCCAGGTTTTCCAAAAAGGTGGACAGCTGAGTTCTTGGCTTTGTCTGTGCTAACATAAAAGGAAACATCTTGAAGTACCTGTCCCCTCTTTTCTTGCCCTAATCTTGGTGAGGAGATGTTCTGTTGCAAATGAGCCTTGTCCACCTGGAGATTTTCCTCTTTCAAACAGATTCATTCCAGGAAGACAAAGGAGACCTTTTCCCTTTAGCATGGACATAGAGCAGCTGACACCTTtcatgctgggctgggcacagaggtgcTGTGTGCTGGTGGAAGCTCAGGGCACACTgatcccaggcagggctgctcaggTGGATCTGCCCATCCCTCCACGTGGGGAAGTCTCCATCAGCTCAGTGCACTGCCTCCTCCATCAAGCCAAGGGTCACAAGCCTGTCCTCTACAGAGAGATGAAGCCTTTGGCTACCAGCTGGCAAAGATGGTTCAAGCTTCATTTAGGAAAAACCACACAGGAGTGAGGCACCAGAGATGGCTTCCACAGAGGGGTGGTGGTACCACTGAAACCATGTCTCTGTAGGATGTTCCCTGGCGTGAGTGCCAGAATTTAGGGACTGCTTGGAAGGGGACTAGAGACTGATTTTGGGGGACATCAGGGGTTCAGATTCTGGCCTGGAAGGTGGAATCTGTTTATTTAAGGAGTGTGTTGTGGCATCAATTCTCACAGTAAGTGGAGGAGAGACTTCTGAACACAGGGAGCTTAGCCATGTGGCTCTGGCAGTGAGAAGTGTGGATAGGAAAGTAATTTAACACCTCCCCTCACACAACCCTCCACAGGCTCACATACAATCCCTGCACCCCCTGGCACATTCCCATGCCTCTGCTGAGTGAgtggctgcagggatggtgtCCCACTCCACAGCTatcccaggctgcagctggggctgtagGTACATCTCGGCCCTGTGCCTGACAGGATGGATCCATGGCATGAACTCCTTGTgtgccactgctgtgctggTCCTGCCTGTGCAGTCCTTGCTGCCTCCTTGCATGCCTCCCCTCAAAGGAGGGGCTCCCACTCGTGCTCTGCAATGGCATTCCCTGCTCTTCCTCACAAACTCTGCTGTGCTTTAATGCTGGCTTGCTCCTGCCATGCACCTTTCTCACCCCCTGCTCCATTCCTAGGCTCTATGTTTCCTGTCCATCTGTCGGGTTATAataattatgtatttttttgtaaatttctgTTTGAACATTTTGTCATTGtgaacaaagaaaatgaaaccttTTAAACATATCCATTTTATTAAAtgattattgttattattattattattattaatgttTACTACCTGAATTGATCAGTGAAAtaaatacattcaaaaatccAACctctttctgtttaattttcagCCCCATTGAGCAGCATTGGTGATGCATTATTTGTAGGAGAGAGCAAAACTGACCCTGTTTCTCCTTTTATCTAATTCAGTCAGAGCAGGTTTCAGGCAGGTTTCCTGCATGGGATTTCTGGCCTGTTTATTGCAGAAGCTAGCaggatgatcttgaaggttcTTCTACATCCAAGCTTCCCCTAGGAGTGGTATCTAAATCATCAGTGGTCAGCTGGGCAAGATCCAGTCCCAGGAAATGCAGTTTGTAAGTAGCCAGGAGAGCATTGCCAAGCCCATGCTGCATGCAGAGCCACAGT
The Passer domesticus isolate bPasDom1 chromosome 17, bPasDom1.hap1, whole genome shotgun sequence DNA segment above includes these coding regions:
- the SEPTIN5 gene encoding septin-5 isoform X2, which translates into the protein MDSIIIQERLVERLLSPRTQAQRSHPGKLKDHEKQYVGFATLPNQVHRKSVKKGFDFTLMVAGESGLGKSTLVNSLFLTDLYKDRKLLNAEERINQTVEIIKHTVDIEEKGVKLKLTIVDTPGFGDAVNNTECWKPITDYIDQQFEQYFRDESGLNRKNIQDNRVHCCLYFISPFGHGLRPVDVEFMKALHEKVNIVPLIAKADCLIPSEIRKLKERIREEIDKFGIKVYQFPECDSDEDEEFKQQDRELKESAPFAVIGSNTVVEAKGQRVRGRLYPWGIVEVENQAHCDFVKLRNMLIRTHMHDLKDVTCDVHYENYRAQCIQQMTSKLTQDNRIESPIPILPLPTPDTETEKLIKMKDEELRRMQEMLQKMQQQMQDQ
- the SEPTIN5 gene encoding septin-5 isoform X1; translated protein: MDSIIIQERLVERLLSPRTQAQRSHPGKLKVRGVFIASRAAAGAGGGRMVPETTRTAQDETSEEQRSGKAPDHEKQYVGFATLPNQVHRKSVKKGFDFTLMVAGESGLGKSTLVNSLFLTDLYKDRKLLNAEERINQTVEIIKHTVDIEEKGVKLKLTIVDTPGFGDAVNNTECWKPITDYIDQQFEQYFRDESGLNRKNIQDNRVHCCLYFISPFGHGLRPVDVEFMKALHEKVNIVPLIAKADCLIPSEIRKLKERIREEIDKFGIKVYQFPECDSDEDEEFKQQDRELKESAPFAVIGSNTVVEAKGQRVRGRLYPWGIVEVENQAHCDFVKLRNMLIRTHMHDLKDVTCDVHYENYRAQCIQQMTSKLTQDNRIESPIPILPLPTPDTETEKLIKMKDEELRRMQEMLQKMQQQMQDQ
- the SEPTIN5 gene encoding septin-5 isoform X4, with the protein product MVAGESGLGKSTLVNSLFLTDLYKDRKLLNAEERINQTVEIIKHTVDIEEKGVKLKLTIVDTPGFGDAVNNTECWKPITDYIDQQFEQYFRDESGLNRKNIQDNRVHCCLYFISPFGHGLRPVDVEFMKALHEKVNIVPLIAKADCLIPSEIRKLKERIREEIDKFGIKVYQFPECDSDEDEEFKQQDRELKESAPFAVIGSNTVVEAKGQRVRGRLYPWGIVEVENQAHCDFVKLRNMLIRTHMHDLKDVTCDVHYENYRAQCIQQMTSKLTQDNRIESPIPILPLPTPDTETEKLIKMKDEELRRMQEMLQKMQQQMQDQ
- the SEPTIN5 gene encoding septin-5 isoform X3 — translated: MAENQDHEKQYVGFATLPNQVHRKSVKKGFDFTLMVAGESGLGKSTLVNSLFLTDLYKDRKLLNAEERINQTVEIIKHTVDIEEKGVKLKLTIVDTPGFGDAVNNTECWKPITDYIDQQFEQYFRDESGLNRKNIQDNRVHCCLYFISPFGHGLRPVDVEFMKALHEKVNIVPLIAKADCLIPSEIRKLKERIREEIDKFGIKVYQFPECDSDEDEEFKQQDRELKESAPFAVIGSNTVVEAKGQRVRGRLYPWGIVEVENQAHCDFVKLRNMLIRTHMHDLKDVTCDVHYENYRAQCIQQMTSKLTQDNRIESPIPILPLPTPDTETEKLIKMKDEELRRMQEMLQKMQQQMQDQ